The following are from one region of the Bremerella sp. JC817 genome:
- a CDS encoding thioredoxin family protein: MSLDWSSLYSSGYSYSDFLAKYGNENQQQRWEAKRRTLELNEAQTSLLGGFTRKMYMLCLAGAWCGDCVDQCPMFDLIEQASPNIEVRYVDRDEADPGLKEAIKVCGGNRVPVVVFLSEDFQVTGMYGDRTLARYRQMVEKLTGAACSTGISLGGDKMDTFTGEVLAEWIGQFERNQWILRTSARLREKHGD, translated from the coding sequence ATGTCTTTGGATTGGTCCTCCTTGTATTCCTCTGGCTACAGCTACAGTGACTTCCTGGCGAAGTACGGCAACGAAAATCAGCAGCAGCGCTGGGAGGCCAAACGTCGCACGCTTGAGCTCAACGAAGCACAGACGTCCTTGTTGGGGGGCTTTACCCGCAAGATGTATATGCTTTGCCTGGCAGGCGCCTGGTGTGGCGACTGCGTCGATCAGTGCCCGATGTTCGACCTGATTGAACAAGCGTCGCCGAACATTGAAGTTCGCTACGTCGATCGCGACGAAGCCGACCCAGGCCTAAAGGAAGCAATCAAGGTTTGTGGCGGCAACCGCGTGCCAGTGGTGGTCTTCCTTAGCGAAGACTTCCAGGTCACCGGGATGTACGGCGATCGGACGCTGGCCCGTTATCGCCAGATGGTCGAGAAGCTGACCGGGGCGGCCTGTAGCACCGGCATTTCGCTCGGTGGCGACAAGATGGACACCTTCACCGGCGAGGTCCTGGCCGAGTGGATCGGGCAGTTCGAGCGAAACCAATGGATTTTGCGGACTTCGGCACGACTGCGTGAAAAGCACGGGGACTAG